In a single window of the Azospirillum thiophilum genome:
- a CDS encoding superoxide dismutase — protein MTAAFVLPDLPYAPDALGPAMSLETMTLHHGKHHAAYVAKLNELVPGSALAGLPLEDLVRRSFAEPQAQAIFNNAGQHWNHIHFWSWMKPAGGGAVPGALERRIVDSFGSVEAFKSGFVKEGVAQFGSGWVWLTEEADGRLALMRTPNGENPLAHGRHALLGCDVWEHAYYVDYRNRRPDYLAAFLEQLVDWEAVAARLEQAPGASVTA, from the coding sequence ATGACCGCTGCGTTCGTTCTGCCCGACCTGCCCTATGCCCCGGATGCACTCGGGCCGGCGATGTCGCTGGAAACCATGACGCTTCATCACGGCAAGCACCACGCCGCCTATGTGGCCAAGCTCAACGAACTGGTCCCCGGATCGGCGCTCGCCGGGTTGCCGCTCGAAGATCTCGTCCGGCGCTCCTTTGCCGAGCCGCAGGCCCAGGCCATCTTCAACAACGCCGGACAGCACTGGAATCACATCCATTTCTGGAGCTGGATGAAGCCGGCCGGCGGCGGGGCGGTTCCCGGCGCGCTGGAGCGCCGCATCGTCGACAGCTTCGGTTCCGTCGAGGCGTTCAAAAGCGGTTTCGTCAAGGAGGGCGTCGCGCAGTTCGGCTCCGGCTGGGTCTGGCTCACCGAGGAAGCGGACGGGCGGCTGGCCCTGATGCGCACCCCGAACGGGGAGAACCCGCTGGCGCACGGGCGGCACGCGCTGCTGGGCTGCGACGTCTGGGAGCATGCCTATTACGTCGATTACCGCAACCGCCGTCCCGACTATCTTGCGGCGTTCCTGGAGCAACTGGTCGATTGGGAGGCCGTGGCCGCGCGCCTGGAACAGGCTCCCGGCGCATCCGTCACGGCGTGA
- a CDS encoding DUF4410 domain-containing protein produces MSLFRPGSARAARLLVIAAALSIAGCAGTTVHEVASRPPTLSSLPPRSIGVVIEDESLPPEKPSRRARQAADLRTVSAALSERIPKLLASHRLAVVPAGQPPDLILRCRILALRSGSKALRVFVGYGAGKTVLQVGVTLADPAARDAPLLDFATHSTTGSMPGGGYGIPALVGEGLKALQKDGLAVEVDQTLQAIDSRVGAYFLSQGWPYPTLPQLGEP; encoded by the coding sequence ATGTCTTTGTTCCGTCCGGGGTCCGCACGCGCGGCCCGGCTGCTCGTCATCGCTGCCGCCCTGTCGATTGCGGGATGTGCCGGCACCACCGTGCACGAGGTTGCGAGCCGGCCGCCGACCCTGTCTTCGCTTCCCCCGAGAAGCATCGGGGTGGTCATCGAGGACGAAAGCCTGCCGCCGGAGAAGCCGTCTCGCCGCGCACGCCAAGCCGCCGACCTGCGCACCGTGTCCGCCGCGCTCTCGGAGCGCATCCCGAAGCTCCTTGCCTCCCATCGCCTTGCCGTGGTGCCGGCCGGGCAGCCTCCGGACCTGATCCTGCGGTGCCGCATTCTGGCTCTCCGCAGTGGCAGCAAAGCACTTCGCGTGTTCGTCGGCTATGGTGCCGGCAAGACCGTGTTGCAGGTCGGCGTGACCTTGGCCGATCCGGCGGCGCGCGACGCGCCTCTGCTCGACTTCGCGACACACTCCACGACCGGGAGCATGCCGGGTGGTGGCTATGGCATTCCCGCGCTGGTGGGCGAAGGGCTCAAAGCGCTGCAGAAGGACGGCCTTGCCGTCGAGGTCGACCAGACCCTGCAGGCGATAGACAGTCGGGTCGGCGCCTACTTCCTGTCGCAAGGCTGGCCCTACCCGACGCTCCCGCAGCTGGGGGAGCCATGA
- a CDS encoding LacI family DNA-binding transcriptional regulator, with translation MVSLKNEPEAGTLSRALPRVVDIAQAAGVSTATVDRVLNHRPGVRAATVQRVLKAAADLDYLPESELHPAVAAKPMRLSFLLPAGNNRFLTGLGEMIRRADSLLAPQGVKAQVEFIKSFNPELLARSLFQHGRRADGVAFMALEHPAVREAVDALAERNVPAVTLISDILNCRRAGYVGLDNRAAGRTAGYLIARFLGRRTAKVAMIAGSLSYRAHEDREMGFLHVLKEIAPGIEVVGLREGHDDEGKSYRQTRMLLGLHPDLAGVYNIGGGAEGVARALKETRREREIVFVGHGLTNETRAMLIDGTLDAVITQDPRNTLSACVGIFTNLRAGRPAMQGVETPRGEVIFRENLPQGMLPDE, from the coding sequence ATGGTTTCGCTGAAGAATGAACCGGAAGCCGGTACCCTGTCGCGCGCCCTGCCGCGGGTGGTCGACATCGCACAGGCGGCGGGCGTGTCGACCGCGACGGTCGACCGCGTGCTGAACCACCGGCCGGGGGTGCGCGCCGCCACGGTGCAGCGGGTGCTGAAGGCGGCGGCGGATCTCGACTATCTGCCGGAATCCGAGCTGCATCCGGCGGTGGCGGCCAAGCCGATGCGGCTGTCCTTCCTGCTGCCTGCCGGCAACAACCGCTTCCTGACCGGGCTCGGCGAGATGATCCGCCGCGCCGACTCCCTGCTCGCCCCGCAAGGGGTGAAGGCCCAGGTCGAGTTCATCAAAAGCTTCAATCCGGAGCTGCTGGCCCGCAGCCTGTTCCAGCACGGCCGCCGGGCCGACGGCGTCGCCTTCATGGCGCTGGAGCATCCGGCGGTGCGCGAGGCGGTCGACGCGCTGGCCGAGCGCAACGTGCCGGCGGTGACGCTGATCTCCGACATCCTGAACTGCCGGCGTGCCGGCTATGTCGGGCTGGACAACCGGGCGGCGGGCCGGACGGCCGGCTATCTGATCGCGCGCTTCCTCGGGCGGCGGACGGCCAAGGTGGCGATGATCGCCGGCAGCCTGAGCTACCGCGCCCACGAGGACCGCGAGATGGGCTTCCTGCATGTGCTGAAGGAGATCGCGCCCGGCATCGAGGTGGTCGGCCTGCGCGAGGGGCATGACGACGAGGGCAAGAGCTACCGCCAGACCCGCATGCTGCTCGGCCTGCATCCCGACCTCGCCGGGGTCTACAACATCGGCGGCGGGGCGGAGGGGGTGGCCCGCGCGCTGAAGGAGACGCGGCGGGAGCGTGAGATCGTCTTCGTCGGCCACGGCCTGACCAACGAGACGCGCGCGATGCTGATCGACGGCACGTTGGACGCGGTCATCACCCAGGACCCGCGCAACACGCTGTCGGCCTGCGTCGGCATCTTCACCAATCTGCGCGCCGGACGGCCAGCCATGCAGGGGGTGGAGACGCCGCGCGGCGAAGTGATCTTCCGCGAGAACCTGCCGCAGGGCATGCTGCCGGACGAGTGA
- a CDS encoding ribulose-bisphosphate carboxylase large subunit family protein: MHADRIEATYLIETPLAPAKVAEVMAGEQSCGTFTRVHGETDDLRARARAIVESVEKLDVAETPALPNSWLERQRNSGPWQRARVTISFPTGNIGANLPTLAATVAGNLYDLGEVTGLRLESLRLPQAYRDRFDRPVHGIAGTRRLTGVADGPLVGSILKPNVGLSAEETGDLVGTLCAAGLDFIKDDEICADPVHAPLAQRIPAVMDRVRRHQDRTGKHVMVAFNITDETDAMRRHADLVEREGGSCIMVSLNWCGHSAVQTLRRHSGLVLHGHRNGFGALSRHPLLGIGFDAYQALWRLAGVDHMHVHGLDGKFAQPDAEVIDGARACLAPLAYDAPPLPPGERVGVRGTHGVDLGKPDTPTPADTSMQRAPLTPTLSPGGRGDVGDVVMPAFSSGQWAGTVPVTWEAVGTADLLFMSGGGIMAHPDGPDAGVRSIRQAWDAVRAGRRLEDAAAEQPELRHALDFFGRKG, translated from the coding sequence ATGCACGCCGACCGCATCGAAGCGACATACCTGATCGAAACCCCCCTCGCTCCGGCCAAGGTGGCGGAGGTGATGGCGGGCGAGCAGTCCTGCGGCACCTTCACCCGTGTCCATGGCGAGACCGACGACCTGCGCGCCCGCGCCCGCGCCATCGTGGAATCGGTGGAGAAGCTCGACGTCGCCGAAACGCCGGCCCTGCCCAACAGCTGGCTGGAGCGCCAGCGCAATTCGGGCCCGTGGCAGCGGGCGCGCGTCACCATCTCCTTCCCGACCGGCAACATCGGCGCCAACCTGCCGACGCTGGCCGCCACCGTTGCCGGCAACCTCTACGACCTGGGGGAGGTGACCGGCCTGCGGCTTGAGTCCCTGCGGCTGCCGCAGGCCTACCGCGACCGCTTCGACCGGCCGGTCCACGGCATCGCCGGCACCCGGCGGCTGACCGGGGTGGCCGACGGGCCGCTGGTCGGCTCGATCCTCAAGCCCAATGTCGGGCTGTCGGCCGAGGAGACCGGCGATCTGGTCGGCACCCTGTGCGCCGCCGGGCTCGACTTCATCAAGGACGACGAGATCTGCGCCGATCCGGTGCATGCGCCGCTGGCCCAGCGCATCCCGGCGGTGATGGACCGGGTGCGCCGCCACCAGGACCGCACCGGCAAGCATGTGATGGTCGCCTTCAACATCACCGACGAGACCGACGCCATGCGCCGCCATGCCGATCTGGTGGAGCGCGAGGGCGGGTCCTGCATCATGGTCAGCCTGAACTGGTGCGGCCATTCGGCGGTCCAGACGCTGCGCCGGCACAGCGGGCTGGTGCTGCACGGCCACCGCAACGGCTTCGGCGCCCTGTCGCGCCATCCGCTGCTCGGCATCGGCTTCGACGCCTATCAGGCGCTGTGGCGTCTGGCCGGCGTCGACCACATGCATGTCCATGGCCTGGACGGCAAGTTCGCCCAGCCCGACGCAGAGGTGATCGACGGCGCCCGCGCCTGCCTCGCGCCGCTGGCTTATGATGCTCCCCCTCTCCCCCCCGGGGAGAGGGTCGGGGTGAGGGGGACGCACGGCGTGGATTTGGGGAAACCGGATACGCCGACGCCTGCCGACACCTCCATGCAACGCGCCCCCCTCACCCCAACCCTCTCCCCGGGGGGGAGAGGGGATGTGGGGGACGTCGTCATGCCCGCCTTCTCGTCCGGGCAATGGGCCGGCACGGTGCCGGTCACCTGGGAGGCGGTGGGGACGGCCGACCTGCTGTTCATGTCCGGCGGCGGCATCATGGCCCATCCCGACGGCCCGGATGCCGGGGTGCGCAGCATCCGCCAGGCCTGGGACGCGGTGCGCGCCGGTCGCCGGCTGGAGGATGCCGCGGCGGAGCAGCCGGAGCTGCGTCACGCCCTGGATTTCTTCGGCAGGAAGGGCTGA
- a CDS encoding TRAP transporter substrate-binding protein, which translates to MTSLTRRKMLKAMATVPAVLPALGAAGAVIGMPHIARAAEFDLKYGNNLPLSHPLNVRAQEAAERIAKESNGKVSVKIFPNNQLGGDTDMLSQVRSGGLTFFTPSALVIATLVPVAAINAVGFAFSDYDQVWKAMDGKLGAHVREAISKVGLYAFEKMWDNGFRQMTSGDKAINSAADMNGLKIRVPVSPLSISMFKGLGAAPASLQFSEVYSSLQTRIVDAQENPLPIIQVAKLYEVQKFCSLSNHIWDGFWFIANGRAWKGLPADMQTVVATAINDAGMAQRGDIKALNASVRADLESKGLAFNQPSPDSFRAKLREAGFYGEWKGRFGDEAWGLLEEAVGKLA; encoded by the coding sequence ATGACCAGTTTGACCCGCCGCAAGATGCTGAAGGCGATGGCGACCGTTCCGGCGGTGCTTCCGGCGCTCGGCGCGGCCGGCGCCGTCATCGGCATGCCGCACATCGCGCGCGCCGCCGAGTTCGACCTGAAATACGGCAACAACCTGCCGCTGAGCCACCCGCTGAATGTCCGCGCCCAGGAGGCGGCGGAGCGCATCGCCAAAGAGTCGAACGGCAAGGTCTCGGTCAAGATCTTCCCCAACAACCAGCTCGGCGGCGACACCGACATGCTGTCCCAGGTGCGCAGCGGCGGCCTGACCTTCTTCACGCCGTCGGCGCTGGTCATCGCCACGCTGGTCCCGGTCGCCGCGATCAACGCGGTGGGATTCGCCTTCTCCGACTATGATCAGGTCTGGAAGGCGATGGACGGCAAGCTTGGCGCCCATGTCCGCGAGGCGATCTCCAAGGTCGGGCTCTACGCCTTCGAGAAGATGTGGGACAACGGCTTCCGCCAGATGACCAGCGGCGACAAGGCGATCAATTCGGCCGCCGACATGAACGGCCTGAAGATCCGCGTCCCGGTCAGCCCGCTCAGCATCTCCATGTTCAAGGGGCTGGGCGCCGCCCCGGCCAGCCTGCAGTTCAGCGAGGTCTATTCCTCGCTGCAGACCCGGATCGTCGACGCGCAGGAGAACCCGCTGCCGATCATCCAGGTCGCCAAGCTGTACGAGGTGCAGAAGTTCTGCTCGCTGTCGAACCACATCTGGGACGGCTTCTGGTTCATCGCCAACGGCCGCGCCTGGAAGGGCCTGCCGGCCGACATGCAGACCGTGGTGGCCACCGCGATCAACGACGCCGGCATGGCCCAGCGCGGCGACATCAAGGCGCTGAACGCCTCGGTCCGCGCCGACCTGGAATCGAAGGGGCTGGCCTTCAACCAGCCGTCGCCCGACAGCTTCCGCGCCAAGCTGCGCGAGGCGGGCTTCTACGGCGAATGGAAGGGCCGTTTCGGCGACGAGGCCTGGGGCCTGCTGGAGGAGGCGGTCGGCAAGCTCGCCTGA
- a CDS encoding helix-turn-helix transcriptional regulator: MENYASSSTAATDKLLTVLKTHGPQTTAELGQVLGTTSENARQQLGRLAAEGLVEARARSRGVGRPAQVWHLTEAAHARFPDAHAELAVQLIRSIGETLGRDALDALIAARRDDALAHYMAELRDVVAVKDRVAGIAAIRSREGYMADWWEEADGTLLLVENHCPICAAATADQGFCRAELDLFQRVLGDDVPVRRIEHILDDRRRCAYRIAPAPV; encoded by the coding sequence TTGGAAAACTATGCGTCATCCTCGACCGCTGCGACCGACAAGCTGTTGACCGTCCTGAAGACGCACGGTCCCCAGACCACGGCCGAGCTGGGGCAGGTGCTTGGAACGACGTCGGAGAACGCACGCCAGCAGCTGGGCAGGCTCGCTGCCGAGGGGCTGGTCGAGGCCCGTGCCCGGTCACGCGGGGTGGGCCGGCCGGCCCAGGTCTGGCATTTGACCGAGGCCGCCCACGCACGCTTCCCGGATGCCCATGCCGAGTTGGCGGTGCAGTTGATCCGCAGCATCGGCGAAACGCTGGGGCGGGACGCGCTCGATGCGTTGATCGCGGCGCGCCGGGATGACGCCTTGGCGCATTACATGGCCGAGCTGAGGGATGTGGTTGCCGTGAAGGACCGCGTGGCGGGCATCGCGGCGATCCGAAGCCGGGAAGGCTATATGGCCGACTGGTGGGAGGAGGCGGACGGTACGCTGCTCCTCGTCGAGAACCATTGCCCGATCTGCGCCGCCGCCACCGCCGACCAGGGCTTTTGCCGTGCGGAACTGGACCTTTTCCAGCGGGTGCTCGGGGACGATGTTCCGGTCCGGCGCATCGAGCATATCCTGGACGACAGGCGGCGTTGCGCCTATCGGATCGCGCCGGCGCCGGTATGA
- a CDS encoding VOC family protein yields the protein MSRFFGQIRQAGYVVRDIEAAMDYWSRTLGIGPWFYNERVPIRNYSYRGESYEVHNSVALANSGPLQMELIQTRNDAPSMYRDFLQAGNTGLQHVAYWTEDYDADLDRLLGQGFKPVMSGEVGEKGRFIYFDTEYHPGTVIELSEVAGPKGKMFDLIREASMGWDGSDPVRPFPDLGKL from the coding sequence ATGAGCCGATTCTTCGGCCAGATCCGTCAGGCTGGCTACGTCGTGCGCGACATCGAGGCCGCCATGGACTATTGGAGCCGCACGCTCGGCATCGGTCCGTGGTTCTACAACGAGCGGGTTCCGATCCGGAACTACAGCTACCGCGGCGAAAGCTACGAGGTTCACAATTCGGTGGCGCTGGCCAATTCCGGCCCGCTGCAGATGGAGCTGATCCAGACCCGCAACGACGCGCCGTCGATGTACCGCGACTTCCTCCAGGCCGGGAACACCGGGCTCCAGCATGTCGCCTACTGGACCGAGGATTACGACGCCGACCTCGACCGGCTGCTCGGGCAAGGCTTCAAGCCGGTGATGAGCGGCGAGGTCGGCGAGAAGGGCCGCTTCATCTATTTCGACACCGAATACCATCCCGGCACGGTGATCGAGCTGTCGGAGGTCGCCGGCCCCAAGGGCAAAATGTTCGACCTGATCCGCGAGGCCTCGATGGGCTGGGACGGCAGTGATCCGGTGCGGCCCTTCCCGGACCTGGGCAAGCTGTAA
- a CDS encoding OsmC family protein produces the protein MAHREHRYAVRLDWTGNLGSGTSSYRGYSRDHALGAGDKPAIPGSADPAFRGDPARWNPEELLVGALSACHQLWYLHLCAAAGITVTAYADAAEGVMAEEADGAGQFVAVVLRPRVTLAPGSGAADMEKAVALHHEAAEKCFIARSVNFPVRHEPTVEVEVEVSAG, from the coding sequence ATGGCGCACAGGGAACACCGCTATGCCGTCCGGCTCGACTGGACCGGCAATCTCGGCAGCGGCACCTCGTCCTACCGCGGCTACAGCCGCGACCACGCGCTGGGCGCGGGAGACAAGCCGGCGATCCCCGGCTCCGCCGATCCCGCCTTCCGCGGCGATCCGGCGCGCTGGAACCCGGAGGAGCTGCTGGTCGGCGCGCTCTCGGCCTGCCACCAGCTGTGGTACCTGCATCTCTGCGCCGCCGCCGGGATCACCGTCACCGCCTATGCCGACGCGGCCGAGGGGGTGATGGCGGAGGAAGCGGACGGCGCCGGCCAGTTCGTCGCCGTCGTCCTGCGCCCGCGGGTGACGCTGGCGCCGGGGTCGGGGGCAGCGGACATGGAGAAGGCGGTGGCCCTGCACCATGAGGCGGCGGAGAAATGCTTCATCGCCCGCTCGGTGAATTTCCCGGTGCGGCACGAGCCGACGGTCGAGGTAGAGGTCGAGGTTTCGGCCGGCTAG
- a CDS encoding helix-turn-helix domain-containing protein, with translation MAAIWPGADAPALDGLDGAALRSAATGGDDHFARGAHRHPHGEFFLLRSGYMRSQSPTGRWLIPAGHLCWVPPFTDHAGDTANTDGVRLYLAPEFCQGFPDEPAVMRCTPLVGALVERLAAARLHPVISGATGRLLAVLQDELIEARGGLMMLPMPQDSRLRGAVETWMDRPDEQVGLDEIAAAAGMSRRSLTRKFRLDTGLPVGEWLQIAKLMHGIDLLAAGRSVTDTAFMLGYDSISSFVALCQRHTGMSPKVLARTLTAGK, from the coding sequence ATGGCAGCGATCTGGCCGGGAGCCGATGCCCCTGCCCTCGACGGGCTCGACGGCGCCGCGCTGCGCAGCGCGGCGACCGGCGGGGACGATCATTTCGCCCGTGGCGCCCATCGCCATCCGCATGGCGAGTTCTTCCTGCTTCGGTCGGGATATATGAGATCGCAGTCGCCGACCGGCCGTTGGCTCATCCCCGCCGGCCACCTGTGCTGGGTGCCTCCCTTCACCGACCATGCCGGCGACACCGCCAATACCGACGGCGTCCGGCTCTATCTCGCGCCCGAGTTCTGCCAGGGCTTTCCCGATGAGCCCGCGGTGATGCGCTGCACCCCCCTGGTCGGCGCCCTGGTCGAGCGGCTGGCTGCCGCTCGGCTGCATCCGGTAATCTCCGGCGCAACCGGACGACTGCTCGCTGTCCTGCAAGACGAGTTGATCGAGGCCAGGGGCGGGCTCATGATGCTCCCGATGCCGCAGGACAGTCGCCTGCGCGGTGCGGTGGAAACGTGGATGGACCGGCCGGACGAGCAGGTCGGGCTCGATGAGATCGCTGCCGCCGCGGGCATGTCGCGCCGAAGCCTCACCCGCAAGTTCAGGCTCGACACCGGGTTGCCGGTGGGCGAGTGGCTCCAGATCGCCAAGCTGATGCACGGCATCGACCTGCTTGCGGCGGGCAGGTCGGTAACGGATACCGCCTTCATGCTCGGCTATGACAGCATCAGCAGCTTCGTGGCGCTGTGCCAGCGCCACACGGGGATGAGTCCGAAGGTGCTGGCCCGTACCCTGACCGCCGGCAAATAG
- a CDS encoding four-carbon acid sugar kinase family protein — protein MAPIPRLGWYGDDFTGATDTLAALATAGRRALLFLDVPDVARLGNAGPLDAVGIAGAARSMAPEAMRAELEPVGRFFAALGVPVLHYKCCSTFDSAPAVGSIGEAVRTLAPHFPNRFRPVVGGQPNIGRHCLFSTLFAAAGTGGTVHRIDRHPTMSVHPVTPMAEADLRRHLAAQGLEGVAALHYPDYGRADADLDARLERILDEAPPAVLLDVARSADLATVGRLIWSRARRCPLLAVGPSSVAQALAAHWDEAPSATVRDEPPLAPAASPVFLMAGSLSPVTRRQIEAAASYTRIRADAAALCDDPGYAASLLNEVVAALCAGRHTLVWTAPAEPGTADTARAGRVAAATAAFVVAVLRAVALRGGPLRRIGIAGGDTSSLAVRALGCWGLSYRCTLAPGVTVSRTHADDPAVDGLELMLKGGQMGGDDLFERLLG, from the coding sequence ATGGCTCCAATCCCCCGTCTGGGCTGGTACGGCGACGACTTCACCGGCGCGACCGACACGCTGGCCGCGCTGGCGACGGCGGGCCGGCGGGCACTGCTGTTCCTCGACGTGCCGGACGTCGCCCGGTTGGGCAATGCCGGCCCGCTCGATGCGGTCGGAATCGCCGGGGCGGCGCGCAGCATGGCGCCCGAGGCCATGCGGGCGGAACTGGAGCCGGTCGGCCGTTTCTTCGCGGCGCTGGGCGTGCCGGTGCTGCATTACAAATGCTGCTCCACCTTCGACAGCGCGCCCGCGGTCGGCAGCATCGGCGAGGCGGTGCGCACGCTGGCGCCGCATTTCCCCAACCGATTCCGTCCGGTGGTGGGCGGACAGCCGAACATCGGCCGCCATTGCCTGTTCAGCACCCTGTTCGCCGCGGCCGGCACCGGCGGCACGGTCCACCGCATCGACCGCCACCCGACCATGAGCGTCCACCCCGTCACCCCGATGGCCGAGGCCGACCTGCGCCGCCATCTCGCGGCGCAGGGGCTGGAGGGCGTGGCGGCGCTGCATTATCCCGACTACGGCCGCGCCGACGCCGACCTCGACGCCCGGCTGGAACGGATTTTGGACGAGGCGCCGCCGGCCGTCCTGCTGGACGTGGCGCGCAGCGCCGACCTTGCCACGGTCGGGCGGCTGATCTGGAGCCGTGCCCGCCGCTGCCCCCTGCTGGCGGTCGGGCCGAGCAGTGTCGCCCAGGCGCTGGCCGCCCATTGGGACGAGGCGCCTTCCGCCACCGTCCGGGACGAGCCGCCGCTCGCCCCCGCCGCGTCGCCGGTCTTCCTGATGGCCGGCAGCCTGTCGCCGGTGACGCGCCGGCAGATCGAAGCCGCCGCTTCCTACACCCGTATCCGGGCCGACGCCGCGGCGCTGTGCGACGATCCCGGCTATGCAGCCTCCCTGCTGAACGAGGTCGTCGCCGCGCTCTGCGCCGGCCGCCACACCCTGGTCTGGACCGCCCCCGCCGAGCCCGGCACCGCCGACACCGCCCGGGCCGGCCGGGTCGCCGCCGCCACCGCGGCGTTCGTCGTTGCGGTGCTGCGGGCCGTGGCGCTGCGGGGGGGGCCGCTGCGCCGCATTGGCATCGCCGGCGGCGACACCTCCAGCCTCGCGGTGCGGGCGCTCGGCTGCTGGGGGCTGTCCTATCGCTGCACGCTGGCGCCCGGCGTCACCGTCAGCCGCACCCATGCCGACGACCCGGCGGTCGACGGGCTGGAGCTGATGCTGAAGGGCGGCCAGATGGGCGGCGACGACCTGTTCGAGCGGCTGCTCGGGTAG
- a CDS encoding TRAP transporter large permease subunit: MSHLSEPVHGYAEAPGGASAGGAASLFRKIDHGLSVGVEVVAGLLVLVEIVVLLAGVAARYLFHTPLVWSDELASILFLWLSMLGAVVALRRGEHMRMTGLVSRVGPQARSLLECIAITAPIAFLALVLYHAVDYAMEEQFITTPAMEISNAWRASALPVGLGLMLVAALFRLLRVARPRTVLAAALVTGVIVGGFWAAGPVLKPLGQLNLVIFFVGLVAANVFAGVPIAFSFALATFSYLALTTSTPLLVMVGRLDEGMSHLILLAVPLFVFLGLLIEMTGMARAMIQFLASLLGHVRGGLSYVLIGAMYLVSGISGSKIADMAAIAPVLFPEMKKRGAPPGDLVALLSATGAQTETIPPSIVLITIGSVTGVSIAALFTGGMLPGVVLGACLCFVVWRRYRNEDLSHVERTPGREIGRLAMVALPAILLPFVIRAAVVEGIATATEVSTIGIAYSAIVGLLIYRQFDWRRLKPMLIETASLTGAIIFIVGCATSMAWGLTQSGFSSDLAAFMAGIPGGAYGFLAISIVAFIILGSVLEGIPAIVLFGPLLFPIARAAGVHEVHYAMVVIFAMGIGLFAPPFGVGYYGACAISKVNPDEGLKHIWGYVGALLVGLVIVAAIPWISTGFLAR, from the coding sequence ATGTCCCACCTGTCCGAACCGGTCCACGGCTATGCGGAGGCGCCCGGCGGCGCGTCCGCGGGCGGTGCCGCTTCGTTGTTCCGCAAGATCGACCACGGCCTGTCCGTCGGGGTGGAGGTCGTGGCGGGCCTTCTGGTGCTGGTCGAGATCGTCGTCCTGCTGGCGGGCGTCGCCGCCCGCTACCTGTTCCACACCCCGCTGGTCTGGTCGGACGAGCTGGCGTCGATCCTGTTCCTCTGGCTGTCGATGCTGGGCGCCGTCGTGGCGCTGCGCCGGGGCGAGCACATGCGGATGACGGGCCTCGTCAGCCGCGTCGGCCCCCAGGCGCGCAGCCTCTTGGAATGCATCGCCATCACCGCGCCCATCGCCTTCCTGGCGCTGGTGCTCTACCACGCCGTCGACTATGCGATGGAGGAGCAGTTCATCACCACCCCGGCGATGGAGATCTCCAACGCCTGGCGGGCCTCAGCCCTGCCGGTCGGGCTCGGGCTGATGCTGGTGGCGGCGCTGTTCAGGCTGCTGCGGGTTGCCCGGCCGCGCACCGTGCTGGCGGCGGCGCTGGTGACCGGCGTCATCGTCGGCGGCTTCTGGGCCGCCGGGCCGGTGCTGAAGCCGCTTGGGCAGCTCAACCTCGTCATCTTCTTCGTCGGGCTGGTCGCCGCCAACGTCTTCGCCGGGGTGCCGATCGCCTTCTCCTTCGCGCTCGCCACCTTCTCCTATCTGGCGCTGACCACCTCCACGCCGCTGCTGGTGATGGTCGGCCGGCTGGACGAGGGCATGTCGCACCTGATCCTGCTGGCGGTGCCGCTGTTCGTCTTCCTCGGTCTCCTGATCGAGATGACCGGCATGGCCCGCGCCATGATCCAGTTCCTGGCCAGCCTGCTCGGCCATGTCCGCGGCGGCCTGTCCTATGTGCTGATCGGCGCGATGTATCTGGTCTCCGGCATTTCCGGCTCGAAGATCGCCGACATGGCGGCCATCGCCCCGGTGCTGTTCCCGGAGATGAAGAAGCGCGGCGCCCCTCCGGGCGACCTGGTGGCGCTCTTGTCGGCGACCGGCGCCCAGACCGAGACCATCCCGCCCAGCATCGTCCTGATCACCATCGGCTCCGTCACCGGCGTCTCCATCGCGGCACTCTTCACCGGCGGCATGCTGCCCGGCGTGGTGCTCGGCGCCTGCCTGTGCTTCGTCGTCTGGCGCCGCTACCGCAACGAGGATCTGAGCCACGTCGAGCGCACCCCCGGCCGCGAGATCGGACGGCTCGCCATGGTGGCGCTGCCCGCCATCCTGCTGCCCTTCGTCATCCGCGCCGCGGTGGTCGAGGGCATCGCGACGGCGACCGAGGTGTCGACCATCGGCATCGCCTATTCCGCGATCGTCGGTCTGCTGATCTACCGCCAGTTCGACTGGCGCCGGCTGAAGCCGATGCTGATCGAGACGGCGTCGCTGACCGGGGCGATCATCTTCATCGTCGGTTGCGCCACCTCGATGGCCTGGGGCCTGACCCAGTCCGGCTTCTCGTCCGACCTGGCGGCCTTCATGGCCGGCATCCCCGGCGGCGCCTACGGCTTCCTCGCCATCTCGATCGTCGCCTTCATCATCCTGGGCAGCGTGCTGGAGGGCATCCCCGCCATCGTGCTGTTCGGCCCGCTGCTGTTCCCCATCGCCCGCGCCGCCGGGGTGCACGAGGTGCATTACGCGATGGTCGTCATCTTCGCCATGGGCATCGGCCTGTTCGCCCCGCCCTTCGGCGTCGGCTATTACGGCGCCTGCGCCATCAGCAAGGTCAATCCCGACGAGGGCCTGAAGCACATCTGGGGCTATGTCGGCGCCCTGCTGGTCGGGCTGGTGATCGTCGCCGCCATCCCCTGGATTTCGACCGGTTTCCTCGCCCGCTGA